The Chanodichthys erythropterus isolate Z2021 chromosome 14, ASM2448905v1, whole genome shotgun sequence genome window below encodes:
- the pttg1ipb gene encoding PTTG1 interacting protein b isoform X2, with amino-acid sequence MRENFTSVLRDCTLKSNTTCEECLKIVSCLWCISSQKCIDYPVKSILPSHSVCPLSDARWGMCWMNFQTLIITISVIAGVIVIAIFVCCFCCCKCENIGSRRNDERTERQTHLRKFRQEERKAEMKKRHDEMRLKYGLTKDNPYSRFENS; translated from the exons GTGTTTTAAGAG ACTGCACTTTAAAATCCAACACAACTTGTGAAGAATGTCTGAAGATTGTTTCG TGTTTGTGGTGCATCTCAAGCCAGAAATGCATTGACTATCCAGTGAAGAGCATTCTACCATCTCATAGTGTTTGTCCTCTCTCAGACGCACGATGGGGAATGTGCTGGA TGAATTTTCAGACTCTCATCATTACCATCTCTGTGATCGCCGGCGTGATCGTCATCGCCATATTCGTctgctgcttctgctgctgTAAATGTGAAAACATTGG GTCTCGGAGGAATGATGAGCGAACGGAGAGACAAACTCATTTGAGAAAGTTTCGCCAAGAGGAGAG GAAAGCAGAGATGAAGAAGAGACATGATGAAATGCGACTGAAATATG GTTTGACAAAGGATAACCCGTACTCCAGATTTGAGAACAGCTAA